From one Phycisphaerales bacterium genomic stretch:
- the thiS gene encoding sulfur carrier protein ThiS, which produces MMIVVNGEEIDIAGCPTLADLVEHFGLGDRAVAVELNRELIPRDRHAETRLRKGDRIELVTLVGGG; this is translated from the coding sequence ATGATGATTGTCGTCAATGGCGAAGAGATTGACATCGCCGGCTGCCCGACGCTGGCCGATCTGGTCGAGCACTTTGGCCTGGGCGACCGGGCGGTGGCCGTCGAACTCAACCGCGAACTGATCCCCCGCGACCGGCACGCCGAAACGCGGCTGCGCAAGGGTGACCGCATCGAACTGGTCACGCTCGTCGGCGGCGGATGA
- a CDS encoding thiazole synthase, translated as MSESLILGSIEIASRLIVGTGKYANYDLMQAALDASGAEVITVAVRRERLLDDRGRSLLDFIDLDRYAILPNTAGCFDAADAVRVARLGRELLSQMNNPGRDWVKLEVLGDKQTLLPDPMGTLEACRELVKDGFKVLCYTSDDPIAAVRLKAAGATSVMPAGSPIGSGRGIANPAAIRIILERLKDGDPAYPVIVDAGVGTASDVTLAMELGSDGVLLNTGIAHARDPVTMASAMKHACLAGRAAYLAGRIPKRLYATASSPWEGVISYIPGE; from the coding sequence ATGTCCGAATCGCTCATCCTTGGTTCAATTGAGATCGCTTCGCGCCTGATCGTCGGCACCGGCAAATACGCCAACTACGACCTCATGCAGGCGGCGCTGGACGCCTCGGGCGCGGAGGTCATCACTGTGGCCGTGCGGCGCGAGCGGCTGCTGGATGACCGCGGGCGCTCGCTGCTCGATTTCATAGACCTCGACCGGTATGCGATCCTGCCCAACACGGCCGGGTGCTTCGACGCGGCCGATGCCGTCCGCGTCGCCCGCCTCGGCCGCGAACTGCTCAGCCAGATGAACAACCCCGGCCGGGATTGGGTCAAGCTCGAAGTGCTCGGCGACAAACAAACGCTTCTGCCCGACCCGATGGGCACGCTCGAAGCCTGCCGCGAACTCGTCAAGGACGGCTTCAAGGTGCTCTGCTACACGTCGGATGATCCGATCGCTGCGGTGCGCCTCAAGGCTGCAGGAGCCACGAGCGTGATGCCGGCGGGCTCTCCGATCGGCTCGGGGCGCGGCATTGCCAATCCCGCCGCGATCCGCATCATCCTCGAGCGACTCAAAGACGGCGACCCGGCTTACCCCGTCATCGTCGATGCCGGCGTCGGCACCGCCAGCGACGTGACGCTGGCGATGGAACTCGGCTCAGATGGCGTGCTGCTCAACACCGGCATCGCCCACGCGCGCGATCCGGTCACCATGGCGTCAGCGATGAAGCACGCCTGCCTCGCCGGCCGCGCCGCCTACCTCGCCGGCCGCATTCCCAAGAGGCTCTACGCGACCGCGAGCAGCCCGTGGGAGGGCGTCATTTCGTACATCCCGGGCGAATAA